From Nocardia sp. XZ_19_385, the proteins below share one genomic window:
- a CDS encoding aspartate/glutamate racemase family protein: MRTLSQEGARDLGTHEHADVTLDCIAMGRSMPAWEAGDHGAIRKTLATSVDRLANAGAEFFVCPDNTAHMALESDGDDLALPGLHIAEIPDSDERRLIDDIIFTELCEGVFTAASRQRYLDIINRLQGLGCDAVALVCTEIPLLVTPDVSPLPTLDSTRLVAAAAHQVANGARPFPTWYGGAID, translated from the coding sequence TTGCGGACGCTGTCGCAGGAGGGTGCCCGTGATCTCGGAACGCACGAGCACGCCGATGTGACCCTGGATTGCATCGCGATGGGCCGCAGCATGCCCGCGTGGGAGGCCGGTGATCACGGCGCGATTCGAAAGACGTTGGCCACCAGCGTCGATCGCCTCGCCAACGCCGGAGCCGAATTCTTCGTCTGCCCCGACAACACCGCGCATATGGCGCTGGAGTCCGACGGTGATGACCTGGCTCTGCCGGGTCTGCACATCGCTGAGATCCCGGACTCCGACGAGCGCCGCCTGATCGACGACATCATCTTCACCGAACTGTGCGAAGGAGTGTTCACGGCCGCATCCCGGCAGCGCTACCTCGATATCATCAACCGGCTGCAGGGTCTGGGCTGTGACGCTGTCGCCTTGGTTTGTACCGAGATCCCGCTGTTGGTGACGCCGGACGTATCCCCTTTGCCCACACTGGATTCCACTCGCCTGGTTGCTGCGGCCGCCCACCAGGTCGCCAACGGGGCGCGCCCGTTTCCGACCTGGTATGGCGGCGCTATCGACTGA
- a CDS encoding serine hydrolase has protein sequence MNAQDSTVTTQNGPELQQTIEELVGTGFTGLSLRINDELGEWAGSAGVAELGKPDVPPVDGHIRIGSNTKTFIATVVLQLVAEGKIVLDTPIVEYLPEFELDPRITVRMVLQHTSGVFNFTGEVFEDGTTAPGIDWSGQAWVDNRFKTYQPQELVRFALSKPARFEPGTDWSYANTNYVLARLLVEQVSGRSLAQEMRRLILGPLGLAGTVVPETATEIPEPHAHAFYRYTDAAGIEQIVDVTSQNPSWISGGGDMISTTADLHTFVSALVGGKLVPPALLEEMFTPHAKIPYGLGVFVQETASGTVITHNGGHGGHGALMYATRDGRKTMTATLNYVDDADLSLAGEFQAATQRLINEVFGAVPAE, from the coding sequence CCGTCACCACCCAGAACGGCCCGGAACTGCAGCAGACCATCGAGGAGCTCGTCGGCACCGGCTTCACCGGATTGTCGCTGCGGATCAACGACGAACTCGGCGAGTGGGCCGGCAGCGCCGGTGTCGCCGAGCTCGGCAAGCCTGACGTGCCGCCGGTCGACGGGCACATCCGGATCGGCAGCAACACCAAAACTTTCATCGCGACGGTGGTGCTGCAGCTGGTGGCCGAAGGCAAGATCGTCCTGGATACCCCGATCGTCGAATACCTGCCCGAGTTCGAGCTCGATCCCCGGATCACGGTGCGGATGGTGTTGCAGCACACCAGCGGTGTCTTCAACTTCACCGGCGAGGTCTTCGAGGACGGCACGACCGCGCCGGGGATCGACTGGTCGGGTCAGGCCTGGGTGGACAACCGCTTCAAGACCTACCAGCCGCAGGAACTGGTCCGCTTCGCCTTGTCCAAGCCCGCCCGCTTCGAGCCGGGCACGGATTGGAGCTACGCCAACACCAACTACGTGCTGGCTCGCCTGCTCGTCGAGCAGGTCAGCGGCCGATCGCTGGCGCAGGAGATGCGGCGGCTGATCCTGGGCCCCCTCGGACTCGCGGGCACCGTGGTCCCGGAGACCGCCACGGAGATCCCGGAGCCGCACGCCCACGCCTTCTACCGCTACACCGACGCCGCGGGTATCGAGCAGATCGTCGATGTCACCAGCCAGAACCCGTCCTGGATTTCCGGCGGCGGCGACATGATCTCGACCACCGCGGACCTGCACACCTTCGTCTCCGCACTGGTGGGCGGCAAGCTGGTGCCGCCGGCGCTGCTCGAGGAAATGTTCACCCCGCACGCCAAGATCCCGTACGGCCTGGGCGTATTCGTCCAGGAAACCGCCAGCGGCACCGTCATCACCCACAACGGTGGCCACGGCGGCCACGGCGCCCTGATGTACGCCACCCGCGACGGCCGCAAAACCATGACCGCCACCCTGAACTACGTCGACGACGCCGACCTGTCCCTGGCGGGCGAGTTCCAGGCCGCAACCCAGCGCCTGATCAACGAAGTGTTCGGGGCTGTGCCGGCGGAGTAG
- a CDS encoding FAD-binding oxidoreductase — translation MGIEDLRSVVRGSVLLPGDTGFEQAVQPWNLAVAQPVSAVVAVADAQDAADVLKYASNAGRQVVTQTTGHGATGGIDEAILIHTSALARLEIDAERRVARVGTGVQWGAVQTAAAAHGLTGLAGSNPVVGVTGYTLGGGFGWFARKYGWAADAVRAFEIVDADGRRGRITADSDPELFWALRGGGGDFAIVTEIEFDLFPLPRLYGGRVMWSADRTREAFDLFTELTADAPRELSVWLQRYQIPGAAPTVAIDFAYLGEPEEGRALTARLDSIEGILADTRGALTPAQIGQITAEPTDPSPSLSRGELLTDLDDAVLKTLIEAPVAPLLNIQLRGLGGALAESRPEGGARGPVTEPYALYLLGLGLPHLLGDIRTRFADILDALGPHITGSKPYTFLAGGESASAAFDPETLARLQQIKTARDPHNVIRANFPLHS, via the coding sequence ATGGGTATCGAGGATCTGCGCAGCGTGGTCCGTGGGAGCGTTCTGCTGCCGGGCGACACGGGATTCGAGCAGGCGGTGCAGCCGTGGAATCTGGCGGTGGCACAGCCGGTTTCGGCCGTCGTCGCGGTAGCCGACGCCCAGGATGCCGCGGACGTGCTGAAATACGCGAGCAACGCGGGCCGGCAAGTGGTGACACAGACGACGGGCCACGGCGCGACCGGCGGTATCGACGAAGCGATCCTCATCCACACCAGCGCTCTGGCCCGCCTCGAGATCGATGCCGAGCGACGGGTGGCCCGAGTCGGCACCGGCGTGCAATGGGGCGCCGTGCAGACTGCGGCCGCCGCACACGGGCTGACCGGGCTAGCCGGTAGCAATCCCGTAGTCGGCGTCACCGGATACACCCTCGGCGGCGGATTCGGCTGGTTCGCACGCAAATACGGCTGGGCCGCGGACGCGGTGCGCGCTTTCGAGATCGTCGACGCCGACGGCCGGCGCGGCCGGATCACCGCCGACTCCGATCCGGAGCTGTTCTGGGCACTGCGCGGCGGCGGCGGCGATTTCGCGATCGTCACCGAGATCGAGTTCGACCTGTTCCCGCTGCCGCGTCTGTACGGCGGCCGCGTCATGTGGTCCGCCGACCGCACCCGCGAGGCATTCGACCTCTTCACCGAGCTCACCGCCGACGCACCCCGGGAACTGTCGGTCTGGTTGCAGCGCTACCAGATCCCCGGCGCCGCACCGACGGTCGCCATCGACTTCGCCTACCTCGGCGAGCCGGAAGAGGGCCGTGCGCTGACCGCCCGTCTCGACAGCATCGAGGGCATCCTCGCCGACACCCGAGGCGCGCTGACCCCGGCCCAGATCGGCCAGATCACCGCGGAACCCACCGACCCGAGCCCGTCGCTGTCCCGCGGCGAACTGCTCACCGATCTCGATGACGCAGTGCTCAAAACCCTCATCGAGGCCCCGGTCGCGCCGCTGCTCAACATCCAGCTCCGCGGCCTCGGCGGCGCTCTCGCCGAATCCCGCCCCGAAGGTGGCGCCCGCGGCCCCGTCACCGAGCCGTACGCGCTTTACCTGCTGGGCCTCGGCCTTCCGCATCTGCTCGGCGACATCCGGACCCGGTTCGCCGATATCCTCGACGCCCTCGGCCCGCACATCACCGGATCCAAGCCCTACACCTTCCTCGCCGGCGGCGAGTCGGCGTCAGCGGCCTTCGACCCGGAAACCCTGGCGCGGCTACAGCAGATCAAAACCGCCCGCGACCCGCACAACGTCATCCGCGCCAACTTCCCGCTGCACAGCTGA
- the dnaB gene encoding replicative DNA helicase, which produces MAVVDDRGHTSEFPPEPPGEDFGRQPPHDMAAEQSVLGGMLLSKDAIADVVEVLRPGDFYRPAHQAIYDTILDLYGRGEPADPVTVSAGLDRRGELKRIGGPPYLVTLTQTVPTAANAGFYAEIVSEKSILRRLVEAGTRIVQYGYAGADGQDIAEVVDRAQAEVYEVTERRTTEDFVPLEELLQPTMDEIDSIASRGGISLGVPTGFTELDEITNGLHPGQMIIVAARPGVGKALALDTPLPTPTGWTTMGEVRVGDELLDAHGRPTRVLAATEVLSGRPCYEVEFSDGTVLVADEQHQWLTETRSSRRSAQQAATGYKRYRNQRTFAEVRTTGEIARTVRCDTADRRLNHSVTNTKPLKLPARSFLIPPYTLGAWLGDGTSAAAQITSADPEIIARIEAEGIVAVPSQSAALRYYLQLPADEPVEARECVVCGTEFVPFTSEVRTCGRSCGGKARFLSAPVPAPTCPACGGPSIGLRLCQSCRNSVGSVQARLRTIGVLNNKHIPTKYLRSSEAQRRALLAGLLDTDGTVTHGGSVQFAVTDKRLFQDVCELIVSLGYRCGVSTKRVRGRSENSSTAYTVTFATDDEVFGLYRKALLHKERRASKNTARSGSRYIVDVRKIDTVPVRCVEVDNDDHLYLAGRSMVPTHNSTLGMDFMRSCSIKHGLASVIFSLEMSRTEIVMRLLSAEAKIKLGDMRSGRMSDDDWTKLARRMSEISEAPLFVDDSPNLTMMEIRAKARRLKQRHDLKLVVVDYLQLMSSGKKVESRQQEVSEFSRHLKLLAKELEVPVIAISQLNRGPEQRTDKRPMVSDLRESGSLEQDADMVILLHRPDAFERDDPRGGEADLILGKHRNGPTATITVAHQLHLSRFVDMARG; this is translated from the coding sequence GTGGCAGTCGTCGATGACCGCGGGCACACCTCGGAGTTCCCGCCCGAACCCCCCGGCGAGGATTTCGGTCGCCAGCCCCCGCACGACATGGCGGCCGAACAGTCCGTTCTCGGCGGCATGCTGCTGTCCAAGGACGCCATCGCCGACGTCGTCGAGGTGCTGCGCCCCGGAGATTTCTACCGCCCCGCGCACCAAGCCATCTACGACACCATCCTCGATCTCTACGGCCGCGGCGAACCCGCCGACCCGGTTACCGTCTCGGCCGGTCTCGACCGCCGCGGCGAGCTCAAACGCATCGGCGGCCCGCCCTACCTGGTCACCCTCACCCAGACCGTCCCCACCGCCGCCAATGCCGGCTTCTACGCCGAAATCGTGTCCGAGAAGTCGATCCTGCGCCGCCTCGTCGAGGCCGGCACCCGCATCGTCCAATACGGCTACGCCGGCGCCGACGGCCAGGACATCGCCGAAGTCGTCGACCGCGCCCAAGCCGAGGTCTACGAGGTCACCGAACGCCGAACCACCGAAGACTTCGTGCCCCTGGAAGAACTCCTCCAGCCCACGATGGACGAAATCGACTCCATCGCCTCCCGCGGCGGCATCTCCCTCGGCGTCCCCACCGGCTTCACCGAACTCGACGAAATCACCAACGGCCTGCACCCCGGCCAGATGATCATCGTCGCGGCCCGACCCGGTGTCGGTAAGGCCCTGGCACTCGATACCCCCCTGCCGACACCCACCGGCTGGACCACGATGGGCGAGGTCCGCGTCGGCGACGAACTCCTCGACGCGCACGGCCGCCCCACCCGCGTCCTCGCCGCCACCGAGGTCCTCAGCGGCCGTCCATGCTACGAGGTCGAATTCTCCGACGGGACCGTGCTTGTCGCCGATGAGCAGCATCAATGGCTCACGGAGACACGGAGCTCCCGGCGCTCGGCGCAACAAGCCGCGACGGGGTACAAGCGCTACCGCAACCAGCGCACGTTCGCGGAAGTTCGTACCACCGGGGAGATCGCGCGGACAGTACGGTGCGATACCGCTGACCGCAGGCTGAACCATTCGGTCACCAACACGAAACCGCTGAAGCTGCCTGCCCGCTCGTTCTTGATCCCGCCGTACACCCTCGGCGCCTGGCTCGGCGACGGGACTTCGGCGGCCGCACAGATAACCTCGGCGGACCCCGAGATCATTGCCCGCATCGAGGCGGAGGGAATCGTCGCGGTTCCCTCGCAGTCCGCGGCACTGCGCTATTACTTGCAGCTGCCCGCCGACGAGCCCGTCGAAGCGCGTGAATGCGTAGTGTGCGGTACGGAATTCGTCCCGTTCACCAGCGAGGTTCGCACCTGCGGCAGGTCCTGCGGCGGCAAAGCGCGATTCCTTTCGGCGCCTGTCCCCGCGCCGACTTGCCCGGCTTGCGGTGGGCCGTCGATCGGGCTCCGGCTATGCCAGTCGTGCCGGAACAGTGTCGGCAGTGTCCAGGCCCGGCTGCGGACAATCGGGGTCCTAAACAACAAGCACATCCCCACGAAGTATCTGCGATCGTCGGAAGCGCAGCGTCGTGCGCTGCTAGCGGGTCTGCTCGACACCGACGGCACTGTGACACACGGCGGGTCAGTCCAGTTCGCGGTGACTGACAAGCGGCTCTTCCAGGATGTTTGCGAATTGATCGTCAGCCTGGGGTATCGCTGCGGCGTCTCGACCAAACGCGTCCGGGGACGCTCCGAGAACTCTTCGACCGCGTACACCGTCACCTTCGCGACGGATGATGAAGTATTCGGCCTGTACCGAAAGGCGCTGCTGCACAAGGAACGCCGAGCCAGCAAGAACACAGCGCGTTCCGGGTCTCGGTATATCGTCGACGTCCGCAAGATCGACACCGTGCCCGTTCGCTGCGTCGAGGTCGACAACGATGACCACCTGTACCTGGCAGGCCGCTCGATGGTCCCGACCCACAACTCCACGCTCGGCATGGACTTCATGCGCAGCTGCTCCATCAAGCACGGTCTTGCCAGCGTTATTTTCTCCTTGGAGATGAGCCGCACCGAAATCGTCATGCGCCTGCTTTCCGCCGAGGCGAAAATCAAACTCGGTGATATGCGTTCCGGGCGAATGAGTGATGACGACTGGACGAAACTGGCTCGCCGGATGAGCGAGATCAGTGAAGCGCCATTGTTCGTCGATGATTCACCGAACCTGACGATGATGGAGATCCGGGCGAAGGCGCGGCGGCTGAAGCAGCGGCATGACCTGAAGCTTGTTGTTGTGGACTACCTCCAGCTGATGTCGTCCGGTAAGAAAGTCGAGTCTCGGCAGCAGGAAGTCTCGGAATTCTCGCGACACCTGAAGCTGCTGGCGAAGGAACTCGAAGTTCCGGTTATCGCGATCTCCCAGCTGAACCGTGGTCCGGAACAGCGAACCGACAAGCGGCCCATGGTCTCCGACCTTCGCGAGTCCGGCTCGCTGGAACAGGACGCGGATATGGTCATCCTGCTGCACCGTCCGGACGCCTTCGAACGCGACGACCCCCGTGGCGGCGAGGCCGACCTGATCCTCGGCAAGCACCGTAACGGTCCCACCGCCACGATTACTGTTGCGCACCAGCTGCATTTGAGCCGGTTCGTGGATATGGCCCGCGGCTGA
- a CDS encoding nuclear transport factor 2 family protein has product MTGTTAEATRTTVNAFLAARANADTAKLTTLFADEVDWQLAENPGVPWIRPRRTAAECAAQFDELMAHIVPEDAQAAIDTVLVDGTDAVLFGHLSGTVRATGKPFQGPFALRLTVENGRITRHHLYENSVSIAAACTPS; this is encoded by the coding sequence ATGACCGGCACCACCGCAGAAGCCACCCGAACCACCGTCAACGCCTTTCTCGCCGCCCGCGCCAACGCCGACACCGCGAAACTCACCACCTTGTTCGCCGACGAGGTCGACTGGCAACTCGCCGAGAACCCCGGCGTCCCGTGGATCAGACCGCGCCGCACCGCCGCCGAATGCGCCGCCCAATTCGACGAACTGATGGCCCACATCGTCCCGGAAGACGCCCAGGCCGCCATCGACACCGTCCTCGTCGACGGCACAGACGCCGTCCTCTTCGGTCACCTCTCCGGCACAGTCCGCGCCACCGGCAAGCCCTTCCAGGGCCCCTTCGCACTGCGCCTAACCGTCGAGAACGGCCGCATCACCCGGCACCACCTGTACGAGAACAGCGTCTCCATCGCCGCGGCCTGCACGCCTTCGTAG